A region from the Lepidochelys kempii isolate rLepKem1 chromosome 16, rLepKem1.hap2, whole genome shotgun sequence genome encodes:
- the LOC140899288 gene encoding POU domain, class 5, transcription factor 3-like isoform X3, protein MFSQEGLPPTSFGLGAGILQDAGGQFGKSGYSSTSHQPPFFPFAALKAEYEPPELPAGEAGQAKAWGPFPGPEPCQQPGMAGGHRGPQLLESGQAPKEEPGQEKGRKEGSPEGKCALLPAGPYYAHPWNSPFWPALAGHSAAASRGPLPSQTFPGVGLCPGAHHAIYPGDPHQPPSGLSSLGSSGSSSGAASEGGQSSESGDEKRFCCFCQDTTPTSEELEQFAKDLKHKRITLGFTQADVGMALGTLYGKMFSQTTICRFEALQLSFKNMCKLKPLLQRWLNEVENSDSLQELCNAEQVLAQARKRKRRTSIENNVKGTLENFFRKCVKPSPQQISQIAEDLNLDKDVVRVWFCNRRQKGKRLLLPFGDENEGAMYDMNLALAHPALPAAVSSQAYALAPPPPIYMPAFHKERSWSPA, encoded by the exons ATGTTCAGCCAGGAggggctgccccccacctccttcGGCCTGGGGGCCGGGATCCTGCAGGATGCGGGCGGCCAGTTCGGCAAAAGCGGCTACAGCAGCACCAGCCACCAGCCGCCTTTCTTCCCCTTCGCGGCGCTGAAAGCGGAGTACGAGCCCCCCGAGCTCCCGGCGGGGGAGGCCGGCCAGGCTAAGGCCTGGGGCCCGTTCCCTggcccagagccctgccagcagccGGGCATGGCTGGGGGGCACCGGggcccccagctcctggaaagCGGGCAGGCCCCGAAAGAAGAGCCCGGCCAGGAGAAGGGGCGCAAAGAaggctccccagaagggaaatgCGCCCTCCTGCCCGCGGGCCCCTACTACGCCCACCCCTGGAACAGCCCTTTCTGGCCTGCCTTGGCTGGGCACAGCGCGGCGGCGTCCCgcggccccctccccagccagacgTTCCCAGGGGTCGGGCTTTGCCCTGGGGCCCATCACGCCATCTACCCCGGCGACCCGCACCAGCCCCCCAGCGgcctctccagcctgggcagcagcGGCAGCTCCAGTGGGGCGGCTAGCGAGGGAGGCCAGTCCAGTGAGAGTGGGGACGAG AAACGTttttgctgcttttgccaggacaCCACTCCCACCTCGGAGGAGCTGGAGCAGTTTGCCAAAGACCTCAAGCACAAGCGCATCACCCTGGGGTTCACACAGGCTGATGTGGGGATGGCTCTGGGGACTCTGTATG ggaaGATGTTCAGCCAGACGACGATCTGCCGCTTCGAAGCCCTCCAGCTGAGCTTCAAGAACATGTGCAAGCTGAAGCCACTGCTGCAGCGCTGGCTCAACGAGGTAGAGAACAGCGACAGCCTGCAAGAG CTGTGCAATGCAGAACAAGTGCTGGCCCAGGCCCGGAAGAGGAAGCGCAGGACCAGCATCGAGAACAACGTCAAGGGCACGCTAGAGAACTTCTTCCGCAAGTGCGTGAAGCCGAGCCCCCAGCAGATCTCGCAGATCGCCGAGGATCTCAACCTGGACAAAGAC GTGGTGCGAGTCTGGTTCTGCAACCGGCGTCAAAAGGGCAAGCGGCTGCTGCTGCCCTTCGGCGATGAGAACGAGGGAGCCATGTACGACATGAACCTGGCCCTGGCGCACCCAGCCTTGCCCGCCGCAGTGAGCTCCCAAGCCTATGCCctggcccccccccctcccatctACATGCCAGCTTTCCATAAGG AGCGTTCTTGGAGCCCAGCGTGA
- the LOC140899288 gene encoding POU domain, class 5, transcription factor 3-like isoform X1, with the protein MFSQEGLPPTSFGLGAGILQDAGGQFGKSGYSSTSHQPPFFPFAALKAEYEPPELPAGEAGQAKAWGPFPGPEPCQQPGMAGGHRGPQLLESGQAPKEEPGQEKGRKEGSPEGKCALLPAGPYYAHPWNSPFWPALAGHSAAASRGPLPSQTFPGVGLCPGAHHAIYPGDPHQPPSGLSSLGSSGSSSGAASEGGQSSESGDEKRFCCFCQDTTPTSEELEQFAKDLKHKRITLGFTQADVGMALGTLYGKMFSQTTICRFEALQLSFKNMCKLKPLLQRWLNEVENSDSLQELCNAEQVLAQARKRKRRTSIENNVKGTLENFFRKCVKPSPQQISQIAEDLNLDKDVVRVWFCNRRQKGKRLLLPFGDENEGAMYDMNLALAHPALPAAVSSQAYALAPPPPIYMPAFHKGEIFPQALQPAVSMGNSGN; encoded by the exons ATGTTCAGCCAGGAggggctgccccccacctccttcGGCCTGGGGGCCGGGATCCTGCAGGATGCGGGCGGCCAGTTCGGCAAAAGCGGCTACAGCAGCACCAGCCACCAGCCGCCTTTCTTCCCCTTCGCGGCGCTGAAAGCGGAGTACGAGCCCCCCGAGCTCCCGGCGGGGGAGGCCGGCCAGGCTAAGGCCTGGGGCCCGTTCCCTggcccagagccctgccagcagccGGGCATGGCTGGGGGGCACCGGggcccccagctcctggaaagCGGGCAGGCCCCGAAAGAAGAGCCCGGCCAGGAGAAGGGGCGCAAAGAaggctccccagaagggaaatgCGCCCTCCTGCCCGCGGGCCCCTACTACGCCCACCCCTGGAACAGCCCTTTCTGGCCTGCCTTGGCTGGGCACAGCGCGGCGGCGTCCCgcggccccctccccagccagacgTTCCCAGGGGTCGGGCTTTGCCCTGGGGCCCATCACGCCATCTACCCCGGCGACCCGCACCAGCCCCCCAGCGgcctctccagcctgggcagcagcGGCAGCTCCAGTGGGGCGGCTAGCGAGGGAGGCCAGTCCAGTGAGAGTGGGGACGAG AAACGTttttgctgcttttgccaggacaCCACTCCCACCTCGGAGGAGCTGGAGCAGTTTGCCAAAGACCTCAAGCACAAGCGCATCACCCTGGGGTTCACACAGGCTGATGTGGGGATGGCTCTGGGGACTCTGTATG ggaaGATGTTCAGCCAGACGACGATCTGCCGCTTCGAAGCCCTCCAGCTGAGCTTCAAGAACATGTGCAAGCTGAAGCCACTGCTGCAGCGCTGGCTCAACGAGGTAGAGAACAGCGACAGCCTGCAAGAG CTGTGCAATGCAGAACAAGTGCTGGCCCAGGCCCGGAAGAGGAAGCGCAGGACCAGCATCGAGAACAACGTCAAGGGCACGCTAGAGAACTTCTTCCGCAAGTGCGTGAAGCCGAGCCCCCAGCAGATCTCGCAGATCGCCGAGGATCTCAACCTGGACAAAGAC GTGGTGCGAGTCTGGTTCTGCAACCGGCGTCAAAAGGGCAAGCGGCTGCTGCTGCCCTTCGGCGATGAGAACGAGGGAGCCATGTACGACATGAACCTGGCCCTGGCGCACCCAGCCTTGCCCGCCGCAGTGAGCTCCCAAGCCTATGCCctggcccccccccctcccatctACATGCCAGCTTTCCATAAGGGTGAGATCTTCCCTCAAGCTTTGCAGCCGGCGGTCTCCATGGGGAACAGTGGCAACTGA
- the LOC140899288 gene encoding POU domain, class 5, transcription factor 3-like isoform X2, producing MFSQEGLPPTSFGLGAGILQDAGGQFGKSGYSSTSHQPPFFPFAALKAEYEPPELPAGEAGQAKAWGPFPGPEPCQQPGMAGGHRGPQLLESGQAPKEEPGQEKGRKEGSPEGKCALLPAGPYYAHPWNSPFWPALAGHSAAASRGPLPSQTFPGVGLCPGAHHAIYPGDPHQPPSGLSSLGSSGSSSGAASEGGQSSESGDEDTTPTSEELEQFAKDLKHKRITLGFTQADVGMALGTLYGKMFSQTTICRFEALQLSFKNMCKLKPLLQRWLNEVENSDSLQELCNAEQVLAQARKRKRRTSIENNVKGTLENFFRKCVKPSPQQISQIAEDLNLDKDVVRVWFCNRRQKGKRLLLPFGDENEGAMYDMNLALAHPALPAAVSSQAYALAPPPPIYMPAFHKGEIFPQALQPAVSMGNSGN from the exons ATGTTCAGCCAGGAggggctgccccccacctccttcGGCCTGGGGGCCGGGATCCTGCAGGATGCGGGCGGCCAGTTCGGCAAAAGCGGCTACAGCAGCACCAGCCACCAGCCGCCTTTCTTCCCCTTCGCGGCGCTGAAAGCGGAGTACGAGCCCCCCGAGCTCCCGGCGGGGGAGGCCGGCCAGGCTAAGGCCTGGGGCCCGTTCCCTggcccagagccctgccagcagccGGGCATGGCTGGGGGGCACCGGggcccccagctcctggaaagCGGGCAGGCCCCGAAAGAAGAGCCCGGCCAGGAGAAGGGGCGCAAAGAaggctccccagaagggaaatgCGCCCTCCTGCCCGCGGGCCCCTACTACGCCCACCCCTGGAACAGCCCTTTCTGGCCTGCCTTGGCTGGGCACAGCGCGGCGGCGTCCCgcggccccctccccagccagacgTTCCCAGGGGTCGGGCTTTGCCCTGGGGCCCATCACGCCATCTACCCCGGCGACCCGCACCAGCCCCCCAGCGgcctctccagcctgggcagcagcGGCAGCTCCAGTGGGGCGGCTAGCGAGGGAGGCCAGTCCAGTGAGAGTGGGGACGAG gacaCCACTCCCACCTCGGAGGAGCTGGAGCAGTTTGCCAAAGACCTCAAGCACAAGCGCATCACCCTGGGGTTCACACAGGCTGATGTGGGGATGGCTCTGGGGACTCTGTATG ggaaGATGTTCAGCCAGACGACGATCTGCCGCTTCGAAGCCCTCCAGCTGAGCTTCAAGAACATGTGCAAGCTGAAGCCACTGCTGCAGCGCTGGCTCAACGAGGTAGAGAACAGCGACAGCCTGCAAGAG CTGTGCAATGCAGAACAAGTGCTGGCCCAGGCCCGGAAGAGGAAGCGCAGGACCAGCATCGAGAACAACGTCAAGGGCACGCTAGAGAACTTCTTCCGCAAGTGCGTGAAGCCGAGCCCCCAGCAGATCTCGCAGATCGCCGAGGATCTCAACCTGGACAAAGAC GTGGTGCGAGTCTGGTTCTGCAACCGGCGTCAAAAGGGCAAGCGGCTGCTGCTGCCCTTCGGCGATGAGAACGAGGGAGCCATGTACGACATGAACCTGGCCCTGGCGCACCCAGCCTTGCCCGCCGCAGTGAGCTCCCAAGCCTATGCCctggcccccccccctcccatctACATGCCAGCTTTCCATAAGGGTGAGATCTTCCCTCAAGCTTTGCAGCCGGCGGTCTCCATGGGGAACAGTGGCAACTGA